The stretch of DNA ATGCATACCTGAGATTTCTCAATACTCTCTTTTGTACGAAGATACGCATAAAACTCAATTCCTTCTTCAGTTTTGCTGCGGTGGGTCAAGCCGGCCGTATCGAGAAAAGCGTACCTTCCGTACTCGGTATCAATGATCGCCCGGAGTGCATCCCGAGTGGTGCCAGGCACATCGCCCACAATAGCCCTTTCCATTCCGAGCAGAGTATTGAAAAGTGTCGATTTGCCAACGTTTGGCTTTCCAACAATTGCTATGTGAATGGCATTCTGCAACGGATTCTTTTTTTCAGTTTCGTAGCGCTGAAGTTCGTACTCGATGAGTTTTTTGAGTACCATAATTCCATCTCCATGGTAAGCCGATATCTGAACCACCTTTTCAATCCCCAGACGGAGGAATTCTTCCGGCAAAGACTCTTGCGTCATTCCTTCCCGCTTGTTCACTACAAGTACTATTGAGCGACTTTCTTTACGCAGCCTCGAGCTGAGCTCCCACTCAATCTGGGTGAGCGGTGCACGACCATCAACCACAAAAAGGACAAGATGTGCTTCTTTAAGGAGTGACCAGGCTTTCACCTCTATTTTTTTTTGCATGGTATCGCGAGGAGAAACAAAAACTTCTAGACCCCCCGTATCGACGATGCGTACCGTCTTTGTTCCTATAGTGATAAAATTTTCCAAGAAATCTCTGGTCACCCCTGGAGAAGGATCCACAATGGCAACCCTTTCCTGAGAAAGATGGTTAAAAAGTGTTGATTTGCCCACATTGGTTCGGCCGATAATGACAATCAGAGGATATACGTTCTTCACGCCCTTCCACCCGGATACGCTTGACTTCGTAACCAATCAAGCACCTGCCGTACTATCCAGTCAGG from Atribacterota bacterium encodes:
- the der gene encoding ribosome biogenesis GTPase Der, whose protein sequence is MKNVYPLIVIIGRTNVGKSTLFNHLSQERVAIVDPSPGVTRDFLENFITIGTKTVRIVDTGGLEVFVSPRDTMQKKIEVKAWSLLKEAHLVLFVVDGRAPLTQIEWELSSRLRKESRSIVLVVNKREGMTQESLPEEFLRLGIEKVVQISAYHGDGIMVLKKLIEYELQRYETEKKNPLQNAIHIAIVGKPNVGKSTLFNTLLGMERAIVGDVPGTTRDALRAIIDTEYGRYAFLDTAGLTHRSKTEEGIEFYAYLRTKESIEKSQVCILVLDLFQGITRQDQRIAQEIAEKKKCCLVLLNKTDLLPKDLPITSKKLLQAARQELNFLGYAIFLAGSAKEKGLRHQMLSIIAGTLTRYHQVVHPNMLNQRVRQRVNMHFQKVFSDTAPFIDRIVQESIAPPVFVVYSHDKSCGNVRRREYYTRVLEKVLREEVDWEGVPIGVEFVRPKPRITKHLP